In Drosophila simulans strain w501 chromosome 3R, Prin_Dsim_3.1, whole genome shotgun sequence, a single window of DNA contains:
- the LOC6727826 gene encoding protein farnesyltransferase subunit beta, with amino-acid sequence MGTEEELLFRNFQRLKRYIFDDEKVSTTTSREQQKTESSVEKCFDRFEQIMFTDPRLTQIFRLEHQYYLDAMLRRLPSNYECLDSSRAWCVYWILQAAQLLSFNFDDQTLDHVVQFLSKCRTPTGGFGGGPGQYAHLAPTYAAVNSLCIIGSEQAYRAIDRPTLVQFLFSVRDSDGSFRLHVDGETDVRGAYCAISCAKLLNLPEPVIKELFAGTGDWIAQCQTYEGGFGGAPGLEAHGGYTFCGIAGLALLNEADKCDRQALLKWTLRRQMRYEGGFQGRTNKLVDGCYSFWVGATIPITQATLSGVDKQMEHTLFDVEALQEYILLCCQKQSGGLIDKPGKPQDLYHTCYTLSGVSIAQHSECANSPQVLGDTINELLPTHPLFNVPPKSVAAARSHFSNSNDTEFSGKDSPSKEAS; translated from the exons ATGGGAaccgaggaggagctgctgttCCGCAACTTCCAGCGCCTGAAGAGATACATCTTCGACGACGAGAAGGTGTCCACCACCACATCCCGCGAGCAG CAAAAGACGGAGAGCTCGGTGGAGAAATGCTTCGACCGCTTCGAGCAGATAATGTTCACCGACCCGCGCCTCACCCAAATCTTCCGGCTGGAGCACCAGTACTACCTGGACGCGATGCTAAGGCGGCTACCCTCCAATTACGAATGCCTGGACAGCAGTCGTGCGTGGTGCGTTTACTGGATCCTGCAGGCGGCCCAGCTACTTAGCTTTAACTTCGACGACCAGACATTGGACCACGTGGTCCAGTTCCTAAGCAA ATGCCGTACGCCGACTGGGGGTTTTGGAGGAGGACCTGGACAGTATGCCCATCTGGCGCCCACCTATGCAGCAGTGAACAGTCTGTGCATCATCGGAAGCGAGCAGGCGTACCGTGCCATCGACAGACCGACTTTGGTCCAGTTCCTGTTTAGTGTGCGTGACTCGGACGGCTCCTTCCGGCTCCACGTGGATGGTGAGACGGATGTGCGTGGCGCCTACTGCGCCATCTCCTGCGCAAAGCTGCTAAATCTTCCCGAGCCAGTGATCAAGGAGCTGTTTGCCGGCACTGGAGACTGGATAGCACAGTGTCAGACATACGAGGGTGGATTTGGCGGAGCCCCTGGTCTAGAGGCCCATGGTGGATACACCTTCTGCGGGATCGCTGGCTTGGCGCTGCTCAACGAGGCTGATAAGTGTGACAGGCAGGCTCTGCTCAAGTGGACACTGCGCCGTCAGATGCGCTACGAAGGCGGCTTCCAAGGCAGGACCAACAAACTGGTTGATGGCTGCTACTCCTTCTGGGTAGGCGCCACCATTCCCATTACGCAGGCTACGCTATCTGGCGTCGACAAGCAAATGGAGCACACCCTTTTCGATGTTGAGGCCCTGCAGGAGTATATCCTGCTCTGCTGCCAAAAGCAGAGCGGCGGGCTTATCGACAAACCCGGAAA ACCGCAGGATCTCTACCACACCTGCTATACCCTCAGTGGCGTTTCCATTGCCCAGCACTCGGAGTGCGCCAATAGCCCCCAGGTCCTGGGAGACACCATTAACGAGCTACtgcccacccacccactgtTTAACGTCCCACCAAAGTCCGTTGCAGCTGCCAGGAGCCACTTCAGCAATTCCAATGACACAGAGTTCTCGGGAAAGGACAGTCCCAGCAAGGAGGCGAGTTAA
- the LOC6727827 gene encoding uncharacterized protein LOC6727827 isoform X1 codes for MLQYLLVCFVLLFRRRTEGSLCATKFIVRVPRDKDIGLIFDLTVINRIRSDKRETLDFNVVSNGECTVNTTHGEQVHGMGRIYGGDFGSVEPGKSETVSLVWPTVSLYNRVGSCPILISATSAHATDAVATARQVLHFDTRFETLDPQSNKLRRRKDYKDCRNWDKDYLRNCTPLNCEERYFGKRSYFNVETEQCEAVTDCSGPGEYYDIFSNERVDPGNFVSEEELDLIKQGKFDFNFLDLRGPPSLHEQKANKALPNKKNNRKLTRPTRHFVHSKHEKSDDCDNSRKLTLADFNDCFQHLQDGQPRPLVVEPTIEKKIKKKSPFEVPMLTQLYYDWYLPLRSDNWGEDGKIGAIGDPSPQNVSSGSEPLITWIGKLDWRGWLFLILRGSFFILLLIVFQVFATLTAYFIVCLFVYGFMELYGFWTSDDAPETFMLDSSSQSTAFNLVTTESLMSHR; via the exons ATGTTACAATACCTGCTGGTTTGCTTCGTTCTGCTCTTCAGACGCCGCACCGAAGGCAGCCTGTGTGCCACAAAGTTCATAGTGCGCGTGCCTCGCGACAAGGACATTGGTTTGATCTTCG ATCTGACCGTCATCAATCGCATCAGGAGTGACAAAAGGGAGACGCTGGACTTCAATGTCGTCTCGAATGGGGAATGCACTGTGAACACGACCCATGGGGAGCAGGTGCACGGGATGGGAAGGATCTATGGCGGGGATTTCGGTTCCGTCGAACCGGGCAAGAGTGAGACTGTCTCCCTGGTCTGGCCCACTGTG TCTCTGTACAATCGAGTGGGCAGCTGCCCCATTCTGATCTCAGCCACGAGTGCCCACGCTACGGATGCAGTGGCAACCGCAAGGCAGGTGCTGCACTTCGATACCCGCTTCGAGACCCTGGATCCGCAGAGCAACAAGCTGCGCCGGCGGAAGGATTACAAGGACTGCCGCAACTGGGACAAGGATTACCTGCGCAACTGCACACCGCTGAACTGCGAGGAGCGATACTTTGGGAAACGGAGCTATTTCAACGTGGAAACGGAACAGTGCGAAGCGGTGACAGATTGCTCGGGTCCAGGCGAGTACTACGACATCTTCAGCAACGAGCGCGTCGATCCTGGCAATTTCGTGTCTGAGGAGGAGCTGGACCTCATTAAGCAAGGAAAATTCGACTTCAATTTTTTGGATTTGCGGGGGCCACCATCG CTGCATGAGCAAAAAGCCAACAAGGCGCTTCCcaacaagaaaaataacaGGAAACTAACCAGACCAACAAGGCACTTTGTCCATTCCAAGCATGAGAAGTCAGATGATTGCGACAATTCGCGTAAGCTAACCCTGGCCGATTTTAACGACTGCTTTCAGCATTTGCAGGATGGTCAGCCCAGGCCGCTCGTAGTTGAACCCACAATCGAGaagaaaatcaagaaaaagtCGCCATTCGAGGTGCCCATGCTAACACAGCTCTATTACGACTGGTATCTTCCTTTAAGGAGCGATAACTGGGGCGAAGACGGAAAAATCGGTGCCATAGGTGATCCCAGTCCACAAAATGTCTCATCGGGATCGGAACCCCTCATCACGTGGATCGGCAAGCTGGATTGGAGGGGCTGGTTGTTCCTGATTCTCAGAGGAAGCTTTTTC ATCTTATTGCTAATTGTGTTTCAGGTTTTCGCCACTCTGACGGCCTATTTTATAGTGTGCCTATTTGTCTATGGATTCATGGAACTGTATGGCTTTTGGACTAGTGACGATGCACCCGAGACTTTTATGCTAGACTCCAGTTCTCAATCCACCGCCTTTAATCTCGTGACCACAGAAAGTTTGATGTCACATCGATAA
- the LOC6727824 gene encoding 28S ribosomal protein S33, mitochondrial, translated as MSHKYTELIKLGTQYARRMNYLSNRIFGEVARTTNEKSMKVVRMFSEEPIHKRDYVVNWYPRHVETHLLMKNLRDYGLFRDEHQDFKEEMKRLRKLRGKAPPKKGEGKRASKK; from the exons ATGTCCCACAAGTACACGGAGCTGATTAAGCTCGGCACTCAGTATGCTCGCCGGATGAACTACCTCTCAAATCGCATTTTTGGCGAAGTGGCTCGCACCACAAACGAGAAGTCCATGAAG GTGGTTCGCATGTTCTCGGAGGAACCAATTCACAAACGGGATTACGTGGTCAACTGGTATCCGCGGCACGTGGAGACGCACCTGCTGATGAAGAACCTGCGCGACTACGGACTGTTCCGCGATGAGCACCAGGACTTCAAGGAGGAGATGAAGCGTCTGCGCAAGCTGCGCGGCAAGGCGCCTCCCAAGAAGGGCGAGGGCAAGCGGGCCTCTAAGAAGTAG
- the LOC6727827 gene encoding uncharacterized protein LOC6727827 isoform X2 gives MLQYLLVCFVLLFRRRTEGSLCATKFIVRVPRDKDIGLIFDLTVINRIRSDKRETLDFNVVSNGECTVNTTHGEQVHGMGRIYGGDFGSVEPGKSETVSLVWPTVSLYNRVGSCPILISATSAHATDAVATARQVLHFDTRFETLDPQSNKLRRRKDYKDCRNWDKDYLRNCTPLNCEERYFGKRSYFNVETEQCEAVTDCSGPGEYYDIFSNERVDPGNFVSEEELDLIKQGKFDFNFLDLRGPPSLHEQKANKALPNKKNNRKLTRPTRHFVHSKHEKSDDCDNSRKLTLADFNDCFQHLQDGQPRPLVVEPTIEKKIKKKSPFEVPMLTQLYYDWYLPLRSDNWGEDGKIGAIGDPSPQNVSSGSEPLITWIGKLDWRGWLFLILRGSFFVFATLTAYFIVCLFVYGFMELYGFWTSDDAPETFMLDSSSQSTAFNLVTTESLMSHR, from the exons ATGTTACAATACCTGCTGGTTTGCTTCGTTCTGCTCTTCAGACGCCGCACCGAAGGCAGCCTGTGTGCCACAAAGTTCATAGTGCGCGTGCCTCGCGACAAGGACATTGGTTTGATCTTCG ATCTGACCGTCATCAATCGCATCAGGAGTGACAAAAGGGAGACGCTGGACTTCAATGTCGTCTCGAATGGGGAATGCACTGTGAACACGACCCATGGGGAGCAGGTGCACGGGATGGGAAGGATCTATGGCGGGGATTTCGGTTCCGTCGAACCGGGCAAGAGTGAGACTGTCTCCCTGGTCTGGCCCACTGTG TCTCTGTACAATCGAGTGGGCAGCTGCCCCATTCTGATCTCAGCCACGAGTGCCCACGCTACGGATGCAGTGGCAACCGCAAGGCAGGTGCTGCACTTCGATACCCGCTTCGAGACCCTGGATCCGCAGAGCAACAAGCTGCGCCGGCGGAAGGATTACAAGGACTGCCGCAACTGGGACAAGGATTACCTGCGCAACTGCACACCGCTGAACTGCGAGGAGCGATACTTTGGGAAACGGAGCTATTTCAACGTGGAAACGGAACAGTGCGAAGCGGTGACAGATTGCTCGGGTCCAGGCGAGTACTACGACATCTTCAGCAACGAGCGCGTCGATCCTGGCAATTTCGTGTCTGAGGAGGAGCTGGACCTCATTAAGCAAGGAAAATTCGACTTCAATTTTTTGGATTTGCGGGGGCCACCATCG CTGCATGAGCAAAAAGCCAACAAGGCGCTTCCcaacaagaaaaataacaGGAAACTAACCAGACCAACAAGGCACTTTGTCCATTCCAAGCATGAGAAGTCAGATGATTGCGACAATTCGCGTAAGCTAACCCTGGCCGATTTTAACGACTGCTTTCAGCATTTGCAGGATGGTCAGCCCAGGCCGCTCGTAGTTGAACCCACAATCGAGaagaaaatcaagaaaaagtCGCCATTCGAGGTGCCCATGCTAACACAGCTCTATTACGACTGGTATCTTCCTTTAAGGAGCGATAACTGGGGCGAAGACGGAAAAATCGGTGCCATAGGTGATCCCAGTCCACAAAATGTCTCATCGGGATCGGAACCCCTCATCACGTGGATCGGCAAGCTGGATTGGAGGGGCTGGTTGTTCCTGATTCTCAGAGGAAGCTTTTTC GTTTTCGCCACTCTGACGGCCTATTTTATAGTGTGCCTATTTGTCTATGGATTCATGGAACTGTATGGCTTTTGGACTAGTGACGATGCACCCGAGACTTTTATGCTAGACTCCAGTTCTCAATCCACCGCCTTTAATCTCGTGACCACAGAAAGTTTGATGTCACATCGATAA
- the LOC6727825 gene encoding uncharacterized protein LOC6727825 produces MFSSHRTLKRRTPAQGIDRREYIGHLVDEYYTTTNIEAQQQVTANLANFAYDPINWSHLLEADALDVFLASLETQDQLLKVHGIAALCNLCLDKTAAKFIREQLKVITCLFVRTDHPEIVLHSLALFYQLLEIGELADRDLLLSPPVLRTVQEWRVKAHDERILSSKVLKQVQVVKRFSQSDLEQFAQFTGDHNYIHSLETPTEDRRVHGALLNAVVAGIMGTQLPGPGTVVLEQNFKFLKPCRIETDTLVTVRLLQSRKISTVEYDIRQNDEVVFAGSAKLLTRNQKD; encoded by the exons ATGTTCTCCAGCCACAGGACATTGAAGCGTAGGACGCCTGCCCAGGGCATTGACCGCCGAGAGTACATCGGTCACCTGGTCGATGAGTATTACACAACAACCAACATCg aggCCCAGCAACAGGTGACTGCTAATTTGGCCAATTTTGCATACGATCCCATCAACTGGTCGCATCTCCTGGAGGCGGACGCCCTGGATGTATTCCTGGCATCGCTGGAGACCCAGGATCAGCTTTTAAAAGTCCACGGAATTGCGGCATTGTGTAATCTTTGCCTGG ACAAAACGGCTGCCAAATTTATCAGAGAGCAGCTAAAAGTGATAACCTGTCTCTTTGTGCGCACTGATCACCCGGAAATAGTACTTCACAGCCTGGCGCTCTTTTACCAATTACTGGAAATTGGGGAGTTGGCTGATAGGGATTTACTTCTGAGTCCTCCGGTGCTAAGGACGGTGCAAGAGTGGCGGGTCAAGGCCCACGATGAACGCATC CTGAGCAGCAAAGTACTGAAGCAGGTGCAAGTGGTTAAGCGGTTTTCCCAAAGCGATTTGGAGCAGTTTGCCCAGTTCACCGGCGACCACAACTACATCCATAGCCTGGAAACACCCACCGAGGATCGCCGCGTCCACGGAGCCCTGCTCAACGCGGTGGTGGCGGGTATAATGGGTACCCAGCTCCCAGGTCCGGGCACCGTGGTTCTAGAGCAGAATTTCAAGTTCCTGAAACCCTGTCGCATTGAGACCGACACCCTGGTGACCGTACGTCTGCTACAATCTCGAAAGATTTCCACCGTGGAGTACGACATACGGCAGAACGACGAGGTGGTTTTCGCCGGCAGCGCCAAGTTGCTGACTCGCAACCAAAAAGACTAG
- the LOC6727827 gene encoding uncharacterized protein LOC6727827 isoform X3 yields MLQYLLVCFVLLFRRRTEGSLCATKFIVRVPRDKDIGLIFDLTVINRIRSDKRETLDFNVVSNGECTVNTTHGEQVHGMGRIYGGDFGSVEPGKSETVSLVWPTVSLYNRVGSCPILISATSAHATDAVATARQVLHFDTRFETLDPQSNKLRRRKDYKDCRNWDKDYLRNCTPLNCEERYFGKRSYFNVETEQCEAVTDCSGPGEYYDIFSNERVDPGNFVSEEELDLIKQGKFDFNFLDLRGPPSLHEQKANKALPNKKNNRKLTRPTRHFVHSKHEKSDDCDNSRKLTLADFNDCFQHLQDGQPRPLVVEPTIEKKIKKKSPFEVPMLTQLYYDWYLPLRSDNWGEDGKIGAIGDPSPQNVSSGSEPLITWIGKLDWRGWLFLILRGSFFVSL; encoded by the exons ATGTTACAATACCTGCTGGTTTGCTTCGTTCTGCTCTTCAGACGCCGCACCGAAGGCAGCCTGTGTGCCACAAAGTTCATAGTGCGCGTGCCTCGCGACAAGGACATTGGTTTGATCTTCG ATCTGACCGTCATCAATCGCATCAGGAGTGACAAAAGGGAGACGCTGGACTTCAATGTCGTCTCGAATGGGGAATGCACTGTGAACACGACCCATGGGGAGCAGGTGCACGGGATGGGAAGGATCTATGGCGGGGATTTCGGTTCCGTCGAACCGGGCAAGAGTGAGACTGTCTCCCTGGTCTGGCCCACTGTG TCTCTGTACAATCGAGTGGGCAGCTGCCCCATTCTGATCTCAGCCACGAGTGCCCACGCTACGGATGCAGTGGCAACCGCAAGGCAGGTGCTGCACTTCGATACCCGCTTCGAGACCCTGGATCCGCAGAGCAACAAGCTGCGCCGGCGGAAGGATTACAAGGACTGCCGCAACTGGGACAAGGATTACCTGCGCAACTGCACACCGCTGAACTGCGAGGAGCGATACTTTGGGAAACGGAGCTATTTCAACGTGGAAACGGAACAGTGCGAAGCGGTGACAGATTGCTCGGGTCCAGGCGAGTACTACGACATCTTCAGCAACGAGCGCGTCGATCCTGGCAATTTCGTGTCTGAGGAGGAGCTGGACCTCATTAAGCAAGGAAAATTCGACTTCAATTTTTTGGATTTGCGGGGGCCACCATCG CTGCATGAGCAAAAAGCCAACAAGGCGCTTCCcaacaagaaaaataacaGGAAACTAACCAGACCAACAAGGCACTTTGTCCATTCCAAGCATGAGAAGTCAGATGATTGCGACAATTCGCGTAAGCTAACCCTGGCCGATTTTAACGACTGCTTTCAGCATTTGCAGGATGGTCAGCCCAGGCCGCTCGTAGTTGAACCCACAATCGAGaagaaaatcaagaaaaagtCGCCATTCGAGGTGCCCATGCTAACACAGCTCTATTACGACTGGTATCTTCCTTTAAGGAGCGATAACTGGGGCGAAGACGGAAAAATCGGTGCCATAGGTGATCCCAGTCCACAAAATGTCTCATCGGGATCGGAACCCCTCATCACGTGGATCGGCAAGCTGGATTGGAGGGGCTGGTTGTTCCTGATTCTCAGAGGAAGCTTTTTCGTGAGTTTGTGA